A window from Thioclava sp. GXIMD2076 encodes these proteins:
- a CDS encoding amidase: protein MSRDPLSLMTVTEDVASGSRLIRDIAEDCLDLISLGEPRIGAFSHLSPADIRREADRLDGAPKGPLSGLTVAVKDVIATKDMPTGFANARYEGVRTGWDAPCVDVLRQAGALILGKTVTTEFAATARGGKTRDPRDPARSPGGSSSGSAAAVAAGFCSVAIGTQTGGSTIRPASYCGVWGWKPSWHAISREGLKQFSVTLDTVGFYARHAEDLEALAEVYRLDPAPPVSSLSGLRIGLCRTPVWDRVDAPMREALDEAAKRLRLEGAEVISFELPRSFDTLPATHGKILAREGSTSFLNEAMAQGEALHEQFRTMVATRGGLTAAELRRAYTEADTARAVFDEIMDGFDAVIAPSATGEPPLGQAHTGDAIMNSFWTLLHVPVVSVPGLQSPAGLPLGISFIGQRYTDRRLLNIARLATEVFQADLAFS, encoded by the coding sequence ATGTCCCGAGACCCGTTGAGCCTGATGACCGTAACCGAAGATGTGGCAAGCGGATCGCGTCTGATCCGCGATATCGCCGAGGATTGTCTTGATCTGATCTCGCTGGGCGAGCCGCGGATCGGGGCATTCTCACATCTGTCACCCGCCGATATCCGGCGCGAGGCGGACCGGCTGGATGGCGCGCCCAAAGGTCCGTTGAGCGGCCTGACGGTCGCTGTGAAGGATGTGATTGCCACGAAGGATATGCCCACGGGCTTTGCCAATGCCCGCTACGAAGGAGTGCGGACGGGGTGGGATGCGCCTTGCGTCGATGTGCTCCGGCAGGCGGGCGCGCTGATTCTCGGCAAGACGGTCACCACCGAATTCGCCGCCACCGCCCGCGGCGGCAAGACCCGTGATCCGCGCGATCCCGCGCGTTCTCCGGGTGGCTCGTCCTCGGGGTCGGCCGCGGCGGTTGCGGCAGGGTTCTGTTCGGTGGCCATCGGCACACAGACCGGCGGCTCGACCATCCGGCCCGCCTCCTATTGCGGGGTCTGGGGCTGGAAGCCCTCGTGGCATGCCATCTCTCGCGAGGGGCTGAAGCAGTTCTCGGTCACGCTCGACACGGTCGGTTTCTACGCCCGCCATGCCGAGGATCTGGAGGCGCTGGCCGAGGTTTACCGCCTCGACCCCGCACCGCCCGTCTCCAGCCTCAGCGGACTACGGATCGGCCTGTGCAGGACACCCGTCTGGGACAGGGTCGACGCGCCCATGCGCGAGGCATTGGACGAGGCGGCCAAGCGGTTACGGCTGGAAGGGGCGGAGGTGATCTCCTTCGAGCTGCCGCGCAGTTTCGACACGCTTCCCGCGACCCATGGCAAGATTCTCGCGCGCGAGGGTAGCACGTCTTTCCTCAACGAGGCGATGGCGCAGGGCGAGGCGCTGCACGAGCAGTTCCGCACGATGGTCGCGACCCGTGGCGGGCTGACTGCCGCCGAGCTGCGCCGCGCCTATACCGAGGCCGATACCGCCCGCGCCGTCTTTGACGAGATCATGGACGGGTTCGATGCGGTCATCGCCCCCTCCGCCACCGGCGAGCCGCCCCTCGGGCAGGCGCATACCGGTGATGCCATCATGAATTCCTTCTGGACGCTCCTGCATGTGCCGGTCGTGTCGGTGCCCGGTCTGCAATCTCCCGCCGGCCTGCCACTTGGCATCTCCTTCATCGGCCAGCGCTATACCGACCGCCGTCTGCTGAACATCGCCAGACTGGCGACCGAAGTGTTCCAGGCCGATCTCGCCTTTTCCTAA
- a CDS encoding flavin reductase: MSDLADSPAATDLPIIELADKQSFRDGMSCLVGAVNIVTTDGPGGRAGFTATAVCSVTDEPPTLLVCVNRSSSAAPAFLQNDSICVNTVGPKHAEIAMLFGGKTPMQERFADVAWRKSARTGAPVLDETVATFDCKVSARQVVGTHEVIFCQVVEARSDATSPASAYFGRKFHELSA, from the coding sequence ATGTCCGATTTGGCCGATAGTCCAGCCGCAACCGACCTGCCGATCATCGAGCTGGCCGACAAGCAATCCTTCCGTGACGGGATGTCCTGCCTTGTGGGGGCGGTCAATATCGTCACCACCGATGGTCCCGGAGGGCGCGCAGGCTTCACCGCGACCGCCGTCTGTTCGGTGACCGACGAGCCGCCGACGCTTCTGGTCTGCGTGAACCGCTCCAGCTCGGCCGCCCCCGCCTTCCTGCAAAACGACAGTATCTGCGTCAACACGGTCGGCCCGAAACATGCCGAGATCGCCATGCTCTTCGGCGGCAAGACCCCGATGCAGGAGCGCTTTGCCGATGTGGCATGGCGCAAGAGTGCCAGGACCGGCGCGCCGGTCCTCGACGAGACAGTCGCGACCTTCGATTGCAAGGTCTCCGCCCGGCAGGTGGTGGGCACCCATGAGGTGATCTTCTGTCAGGTCGTCGAGGCGCGCTCGGATGCAACCTCTCCCGCTTCCGCCTATTTCGGGCGCAAATTCCACGAGTTGAGCGCATGA
- a CDS encoding LysR substrate-binding domain-containing protein: protein MRKRVPLNAIRAFEAVARHASVAKAAEELCVTPTAVSHQIKLLEDFLQTELFLRRNSRIYLTSESSATLSKISQALDLIDDSVRTLGGTQENLHARLTVGASTSFASFWLMPRLRKFIESVPEVDLCLHTFISRKEAETQDSDLRICNWQSHLDWKIEPLMEEENLPVCTPELARRYGNDPAKLLANAPLIHVDRSHLGYEGNYPDWSRYLEEYGIQRPDVMNGPRFNQAGTAIEAARAGVGLLLGRSLLVEQFIDNGELVMAAECYPERSPYYLLSSWKTTQNDAMRQFRDWIVEAVSSSRMVHAL from the coding sequence ATGCGCAAAAGAGTTCCACTCAATGCGATCCGTGCCTTCGAAGCCGTTGCGCGTCATGCATCGGTGGCTAAGGCGGCCGAGGAACTTTGCGTAACCCCCACTGCGGTCAGTCACCAGATCAAGCTGCTGGAGGATTTCCTACAGACCGAACTGTTCTTGCGCAGAAATAGCCGGATCTATCTCACGAGCGAGTCGAGCGCGACATTGTCCAAGATCTCGCAGGCGCTGGATCTGATCGACGATTCCGTGCGCACCCTCGGGGGAACGCAGGAAAACCTCCATGCGCGGTTGACAGTGGGGGCCTCGACCTCGTTTGCCTCCTTCTGGCTGATGCCACGATTGCGCAAGTTCATTGAAAGTGTTCCCGAGGTCGATTTGTGCCTTCATACCTTCATCAGCCGCAAGGAAGCCGAGACGCAGGACTCGGACCTGCGGATCTGCAACTGGCAGAGCCATCTCGACTGGAAGATCGAGCCGCTGATGGAAGAAGAGAACCTGCCTGTCTGCACGCCCGAATTGGCGCGCCGCTATGGCAATGATCCGGCAAAGCTTCTGGCCAATGCACCGCTGATCCATGTGGACCGCTCGCATCTGGGGTATGAGGGGAACTATCCCGACTGGTCGCGCTATCTCGAGGAATACGGCATCCAGCGACCCGATGTGATGAATGGCCCCCGCTTCAATCAGGCAGGCACCGCGATCGAGGCGGCCCGCGCGGGTGTGGGATTGTTGCTGGGCCGCTCGCTTCTGGTCGAGCAGTTCATCGATAATGGCGAGCTGGTCATGGCGGCGGAATGCTATCCCGAGCGCAGTCCCTATTATCTGCTCTCCTCGTGGAAGACCACGCAGAACGACGCCATGCGCCAGTTTCGCGACTGGATCGTCGAGGCGGTGTCCAGCAGCCGGATGGTGCATGCGCTCTGA
- a CDS encoding amidase: protein MTAQTIAQQMGARLEAGDAEAVTRAALKLAQTEDTIFVRTEPEAALAQARTCDVLAARGQAMGPLHGVTLAHKDMFDRAGQVTGFGAHPDAARAATGTSTVLARLDAAGQVDLGRLTMSEFAMSPTGQNAHWGVARNPRIPGAVPGGSSSGSGAAIAAGLVRAALGSDTGGSIRLPAACCGVVGFKPTKGRVPVTGVMPLSYTLDCVGPLAASVAEARLVLSIISGADGIDPVCADRPAPRAYARSPQKLRIGFDASAYTAGIAPEMAEGLRRLKALLQDLGHGIVDLDLSLLDTLGEASNVIAMSEAAAVHADRLAVAAERYGPQVRSRLLQAEAMPGYAYVRAMQIRLKAQQQVNQEVFGKVDLFILPTLIGLPPMADAVNISADPKMASLIGSMGKYTRPLNLLGLPALSLPGHEAEGLPYSVQIVGPAWSEDLIADLGQQVETVRA, encoded by the coding sequence ATGACCGCGCAGACAATCGCGCAGCAGATGGGCGCACGGCTCGAGGCCGGTGATGCGGAAGCGGTTACCCGAGCCGCCCTGAAACTCGCGCAGACCGAAGACACAATCTTCGTGCGCACCGAGCCCGAGGCCGCCCTCGCGCAGGCGCGGACTTGTGATGTGCTCGCGGCAAGGGGGCAGGCCATGGGGCCGCTGCATGGTGTGACGCTGGCGCATAAGGATATGTTCGACCGTGCGGGGCAGGTGACAGGCTTTGGCGCCCATCCCGATGCGGCGCGTGCGGCGACAGGCACTTCGACCGTTCTGGCGCGGCTCGATGCGGCGGGCCAAGTCGATCTGGGACGGCTCACGATGTCGGAATTCGCCATGTCGCCCACGGGGCAGAACGCTCATTGGGGTGTGGCGCGCAACCCGCGTATTCCGGGGGCCGTGCCGGGCGGCTCGTCCTCGGGGTCGGGAGCGGCGATTGCCGCGGGCCTCGTGCGCGCGGCTTTGGGCTCCGATACGGGCGGCTCGATCCGTCTGCCTGCGGCTTGTTGCGGGGTGGTGGGCTTCAAACCCACCAAGGGCCGCGTGCCGGTGACCGGGGTGATGCCGCTCAGCTATACGCTCGATTGCGTGGGACCACTGGCCGCAAGTGTCGCCGAGGCGCGTCTTGTGCTGTCAATCATTTCGGGCGCCGACGGGATCGATCCGGTCTGCGCGGACCGGCCCGCGCCCCGCGCCTATGCCCGCAGCCCGCAAAAGCTGCGGATCGGGTTTGATGCCAGTGCCTATACGGCGGGGATCGCACCAGAGATGGCCGAGGGCTTGCGCCGGTTGAAAGCGCTCCTGCAGGATCTTGGGCATGGGATCGTGGACCTCGATCTCTCACTCCTTGATACGCTGGGGGAGGCGTCCAATGTGATTGCGATGTCGGAGGCAGCCGCCGTCCATGCCGACCGTCTGGCCGTCGCCGCGGAGCGCTACGGCCCGCAAGTCCGCTCGCGGCTTCTGCAGGCCGAGGCGATGCCGGGCTATGCCTATGTCCGGGCGATGCAGATCCGGCTGAAGGCGCAGCAGCAGGTGAACCAAGAGGTATTCGGTAAGGTTGATCTGTTCATTCTGCCGACACTTATCGGCCTGCCGCCCATGGCCGATGCGGTCAATATCAGCGCCGATCCGAAAATGGCCTCGCTGATCGGGTCTATGGGAAAATACACCCGCCCGCTCAATCTTCTGGGGCTGCCCGCGCTCAGCCTGCCGGGCCATGAGGCCGAGGGCCTCCCTTATTCGGTGCAGATCGTAGGACCTGCATGGTCCGAGGATCTGATCGCCGATCTTGGTCAGCAGGTAGAAACAGTGCGCGCATAA
- a CDS encoding 3,4-dihydroxy-2-butanone-4-phosphate synthase: MIITAPPAPAGLAATRALAASRPVIVTGCQGGAFVLIAAHDADANWINIMARDARGLVGMVMPLGHAQGLGLELQPQRGGRNAPLYTQSIEATIGISTGISAKDRACTIAAATTGAPDAVVSPGHVFPQVPNGCADGQADIALRLLGDAGLAHLGVICTILDSKGRDAGPETVAALAADLDAEIIAASDLM; this comes from the coding sequence ATGATTATCACCGCACCTCCCGCCCCTGCAGGGCTCGCTGCCACTCGTGCATTGGCCGCCTCGCGCCCCGTGATCGTCACCGGCTGTCAGGGCGGGGCCTTCGTGCTGATTGCCGCGCATGACGCCGATGCAAACTGGATCAACATCATGGCCCGCGATGCGCGTGGCCTTGTGGGTATGGTGATGCCGCTCGGGCATGCGCAGGGTCTGGGGCTGGAGCTGCAGCCCCAACGCGGGGGCCGCAACGCGCCGCTCTATACCCAGTCGATCGAGGCGACTATCGGGATCTCCACGGGCATCTCGGCCAAGGACCGTGCCTGCACGATTGCGGCGGCCACAACCGGCGCGCCCGATGCGGTGGTCAGCCCGGGCCATGTCTTCCCGCAGGTGCCCAATGGCTGCGCGGACGGGCAGGCCGATATCGCGCTCCGTCTTCTGGGTGATGCGGGGCTCGCGCACTTGGGCGTGATCTGCACGATCCTCGATAGTAAGGGGCGCGATGCTGGGCCCGAGACCGTAGCCGCGCTGGCTGCGGATCTCGACGCCGAGATTATTGCTGCAAGCGACCTCATGTGA
- a CDS encoding GntR family transcriptional regulator, translated as MALKFEETAPLYQQLARHLHGEISAGTYPVGSLLPTETELAAGFGVSRQTVRQAIGELRQRGLLSARKGVGTRVEEPPSDWRARFSANSRAELFDFARETIWQISERAEVTARGALATEMGVRSGKRFYHIAGKRYNQGEETVLCYNEAYISPSHKPVLDGHDSLNIALFTLIEAAGGDRVKEIRQDIRAVPMSEEIATHLGYPAGSYCVKMTRRYYGSGRRLLEYAVQYYPAEKFSYSSTLSST; from the coding sequence ATGGCGCTGAAATTCGAGGAAACCGCACCGCTCTATCAGCAGCTCGCACGGCATCTGCACGGCGAAATCAGCGCCGGCACCTATCCGGTGGGCTCGCTCCTGCCGACAGAAACCGAACTGGCGGCAGGTTTCGGGGTGTCGCGCCAGACCGTACGTCAGGCGATCGGCGAGCTACGCCAGCGCGGGCTTCTATCGGCGCGCAAGGGCGTGGGCACCCGGGTCGAGGAGCCGCCCTCCGACTGGCGCGCACGATTCTCTGCGAACTCGCGTGCCGAGCTCTTCGACTTTGCGCGCGAAACGATCTGGCAGATTTCCGAACGCGCCGAGGTCACCGCGCGCGGAGCCTTAGCCACCGAGATGGGGGTGCGTTCGGGGAAGAGGTTCTATCATATTGCAGGCAAAAGATATAATCAGGGCGAGGAGACGGTCCTGTGCTATAACGAGGCCTATATCTCGCCCAGCCACAAACCGGTCCTCGACGGTCATGACAGCCTCAATATCGCGCTTTTCACCCTGATCGAGGCTGCGGGTGGCGACCGTGTAAAAGAGATCCGGCAGGATATCCGCGCGGTGCCTATGAGCGAGGAGATCGCCACCCATCTGGGTTATCCGGCGGGCAGCTATTGCGTGAAGATGACGCGGCGCTATTACGGCTCGGGGCGCAGGCTTCTGGAATATGCGGTGCAATATTATCCGGCCGAGAAATTCTCCTATTCCTCGACGCTGTCCTCGACCTGA